Proteins encoded in a region of the Mucilaginibacter sabulilitoris genome:
- a CDS encoding prolyl oligopeptidase family serine peptidase, which yields MTIKALSYPQTKKVDTVDTYFGTQVPDPYRWLENDQAPDTKEWVKEENKVTQNYLGQIPYREEMRKRLETLWNYEKYSAPFKEGKYTYFYKNDGLQSQSVLYRQVGDNGTPEIFLDPNKFSADGTTSLQGIDFTKDGDMAAYQISEGGSDWRKVIVIKTDDKSVVGDTLTDIKFSGLAWKGTDGFYYSSYDKPTAGSQLSGMTQYHKLYYHKLGTPQSTDKLIFGGDKTPRRYIGAYLTEDERFLVITAATSTTGNELYIQDLNQPGSSIVNVVDNFDNEHAILDNVGSKLYILTNIYSPNFKIVTVDASTPTVTHWKNLIPETKNVLTASTGGGKIFAEYLQDATSFVQQYDMNGKLERTIALPSVGTAAGFGTKKEEKETYYTFTSYVYPPTIFKLDIASGRSTVYKKSNVKFDLEQYESKQVFYTSKDKTKIPMIITYKKGTVLNGENPTLLYAYGGFGVSLTPAFSTSNIILLEHGGIYAVPNLRGGGEYGETWHRKGIKMKKQNVFDDFIAAAEYLIKNKYTSKEKLAVSGGSNGGLLIGAMLTQRPDLFKVAFPAVGVMDMLRYNKFTAGAGWSYDYGTAEDSKEMFEYLYNYSPYHALKPNQYPATMVTTADHDDRVVPAHSFKFGARLQEYQKGTAPTIIRIETKAGHGAGQSTAQVISGQVDKWAFMFWNMGVKWK from the coding sequence AAAAAAGTTGATACCGTTGATACCTATTTTGGCACGCAAGTGCCCGACCCATACCGCTGGTTGGAGAATGACCAGGCTCCTGATACCAAGGAATGGGTAAAAGAGGAAAATAAAGTTACCCAAAACTACCTGGGTCAGATTCCGTACCGCGAGGAGATGCGCAAACGGCTGGAAACCTTATGGAATTACGAAAAGTACAGCGCTCCTTTTAAAGAAGGTAAATACACCTATTTTTATAAGAACGACGGTTTGCAAAGCCAATCGGTTTTATACCGCCAGGTTGGCGATAACGGCACCCCGGAAATATTTTTAGATCCCAACAAATTCTCGGCCGACGGCACTACCTCCCTGCAGGGAATTGATTTTACTAAAGATGGCGACATGGCCGCTTACCAGATATCTGAAGGCGGATCTGACTGGCGCAAGGTAATTGTAATAAAAACCGACGATAAAAGCGTAGTTGGCGATACCCTTACCGATATAAAATTCAGCGGACTGGCCTGGAAAGGCACTGACGGATTTTACTACAGCAGCTATGATAAACCGACAGCAGGCAGCCAGTTATCGGGCATGACGCAGTACCATAAACTGTACTACCATAAGTTGGGCACACCGCAAAGTACCGATAAGCTGATTTTTGGCGGCGACAAAACACCACGCCGGTACATCGGCGCTTACCTTACCGAAGACGAGCGCTTCCTGGTGATCACCGCGGCCACCTCAACCACCGGGAACGAACTGTATATACAGGATTTGAACCAGCCCGGCAGCAGTATAGTTAACGTAGTTGATAATTTTGATAATGAACACGCCATATTGGATAATGTTGGCAGCAAGCTGTACATATTAACCAATATATATTCTCCCAACTTTAAAATTGTTACGGTCGATGCTTCTACTCCAACTGTAACGCACTGGAAAAACCTTATCCCTGAAACCAAAAATGTACTCACCGCCAGTACCGGCGGCGGCAAAATTTTTGCGGAATACCTTCAAGATGCTACTTCATTTGTACAGCAATATGATATGAACGGTAAACTGGAGCGTACCATTGCGCTGCCATCAGTTGGTACAGCGGCAGGTTTTGGTACAAAAAAGGAGGAAAAAGAAACTTATTATACTTTCACCAGCTATGTATACCCACCAACTATCTTTAAGCTGGATATAGCCAGCGGCAGATCAACAGTCTATAAAAAATCGAACGTAAAGTTTGATCTGGAGCAGTATGAGTCAAAGCAGGTGTTTTATACATCAAAGGACAAAACAAAAATTCCGATGATTATTACCTATAAGAAAGGTACGGTACTTAATGGCGAAAACCCGACTTTGCTGTATGCTTATGGTGGTTTTGGTGTTAGTTTAACCCCTGCTTTCAGTACGTCGAACATTATATTGCTGGAGCACGGCGGCATTTACGCGGTACCCAACCTGCGTGGTGGTGGTGAGTATGGAGAAACCTGGCACCGCAAAGGTATCAAAATGAAAAAGCAAAACGTGTTTGACGATTTCATAGCCGCCGCCGAATACCTCATCAAAAATAAATATACGTCTAAAGAGAAACTGGCTGTTTCGGGCGGTTCAAATGGCGGTTTGCTCATAGGCGCCATGCTTACCCAGCGACCAGATCTGTTTAAGGTGGCTTTCCCGGCTGTGGGTGTTATGGATATGCTGCGCTATAATAAATTTACCGCAGGCGCAGGCTGGAGCTATGATTATGGTACCGCCGAAGATTCTAAAGAAATGTTCGAATATCTGTATAACTATTCGCCATACCATGCCTTAAAGCCAAACCAGTACCCCGCTACCATGGTTACTACTGCCGATCATGACGACCGCGTGGTACCCGCGCACTCCTTTAAGTTTGGTGCACGCCTGCAGGAATATCAAAAAGGCACCGCCCCAACAATAATTCGTATTGAGACCAAGGCAGGCCATGGCGCGGGCCAGAGTACCGCGCAGGTAATAAGCGGCCAGGTTGATAAATGGGCATTCATGTTCTGGAACATGGGAGTGAAATGGAAGTAG
- a CDS encoding GDSL-type esterase/lipase family protein encodes MKPYLTLVVALLISISSFGQTKKPNLNVVFIGNSITQGVQLQDPATEAPPATAIAWLRQQKNLGTVEFSNQGHSGYTTLDFLPGTGTFARVEDAANAFTDKDALLIFSMKLGTNDSAIHGPHGAPVSPENYIKNVKSIVDKLLADFPKAIIILQHPIWYSNNTYNGSMYLQEGLSRLESYVPKLDSLVANYGTTNPSHVFVGDTKAFNYFRKHHPTELIPEKGKQGTFYLHPNKKGAVSLGEFWGRAIERVVKQLK; translated from the coding sequence ATGAAACCATACCTTACCCTTGTAGTTGCATTATTAATCAGTATCTCTTCTTTTGGTCAAACAAAAAAGCCAAATCTTAATGTTGTTTTTATCGGCAACAGTATAACACAGGGAGTGCAGTTACAAGACCCGGCTACCGAAGCTCCGCCGGCTACAGCTATAGCCTGGTTGCGTCAGCAAAAGAACCTGGGTACGGTTGAGTTTAGCAACCAGGGCCACAGCGGTTACACCACGCTCGACTTTTTGCCCGGTACAGGCACTTTTGCCAGGGTAGAAGACGCGGCCAATGCTTTTACCGATAAGGATGCCTTGCTTATATTCTCGATGAAACTGGGCACTAATGACAGCGCCATACATGGTCCGCATGGTGCCCCTGTATCACCCGAAAACTATATCAAAAACGTAAAAAGTATTGTAGATAAACTGCTGGCCGATTTCCCTAAAGCTATCATTATATTACAGCACCCTATATGGTACAGTAACAACACCTATAATGGTTCTATGTACTTGCAGGAAGGCCTGTCAAGGTTGGAAAGCTATGTGCCTAAGCTGGATAGCCTGGTTGCCAACTATGGCACAACCAATCCCAGCCATGTTTTTGTGGGCGATACAAAAGCGTTCAACTATTTCAGGAAACATCACCCAACCGAGCTGATCCCGGAAAAAGGTAAGCAGGGCACATTTTATCTGCATCCCAACAAAAAAGGCGCTGTATCGCTTGGCGAGTTTTGGGGCAGGGCGATTGAACGGGTAGTGAAACAATTGAAATAA